One Halobaculum roseum DNA segment encodes these proteins:
- a CDS encoding helix-hairpin-helix domain-containing protein, with translation MRNAEVAGLLEEFADLLEAQGVEYKPNAYRRAADNVRDHPRAIEDLASEGGEDAVAEIDRVGDAIAAKIVEYLETGEIAELEELREDLPVDMAALTRVEGVGPKTVGTLYEELEITTLDELEAAAEAGKIQEIKGFGAKTEQNILDNVAFAREAGQRQRLGDARPLAEDVIGYLDHEAVVERIDVAGSIRRWKDTIGDVDVLVGSEDGEAVVDLFIDWPDADEVIEAGEQKASVRVDGIRVDLRVVVPEEFGSALQYFTGSKAHNVTLRNLAIDRGLKLNEYGVFDVSELRSDGQSDADASDDVSDVDDPDAGQRVGERLGGAEESEMYGALDLPVIPPEMREDTGEIEAAVEGDLPDLLTEGEIRGDLHTHTEWSDGANTVAEMVRAAADRGYDYHCVTDHAEGPGVFGDTGLTDEEVREQAEAVAAVREDVDIEVFHGVEANIDADGDVTTSDDLLADLDIVVASPHAALDQGDATDRLIRAVEHPHVDVLGHPTGRLINQRPGLEVDFERLAEAAAAAGTALEVNANPARLDLHGDAVRAAVEAGATVAIDTDAHSPAEFDNVRYGVHTARRGWAEATDVLNARDADGLRAFLDG, from the coding sequence ATGCGCAACGCCGAGGTCGCCGGCCTGCTGGAGGAGTTCGCGGACCTGCTGGAGGCGCAGGGCGTCGAGTACAAGCCGAACGCCTACCGCCGTGCCGCCGACAACGTCCGCGACCACCCGCGCGCGATCGAGGACCTCGCGAGCGAGGGCGGCGAGGACGCCGTCGCCGAGATCGACCGCGTCGGCGACGCGATCGCCGCGAAGATCGTTGAGTACCTGGAGACCGGCGAGATCGCGGAGCTGGAGGAACTGCGCGAGGACCTCCCCGTCGACATGGCCGCCCTGACGCGGGTGGAGGGCGTCGGCCCGAAGACCGTCGGCACGCTGTACGAGGAGCTCGAGATCACGACGCTCGACGAGCTGGAGGCGGCCGCCGAGGCGGGGAAGATCCAGGAGATCAAGGGCTTCGGCGCCAAGACCGAGCAGAACATCCTCGACAACGTCGCGTTCGCGAGGGAGGCGGGCCAGCGCCAGCGCCTCGGCGACGCGCGCCCGCTCGCGGAGGACGTGATCGGCTACCTCGACCACGAGGCAGTCGTCGAGCGGATCGACGTGGCCGGCTCCATCCGCCGGTGGAAGGACACTATCGGGGACGTGGACGTGCTCGTCGGCAGCGAGGACGGCGAGGCGGTCGTCGACCTGTTCATCGACTGGCCCGACGCCGACGAGGTCATCGAGGCGGGCGAGCAGAAGGCGAGCGTCCGCGTCGACGGGATCCGTGTCGACCTCCGCGTCGTCGTCCCCGAGGAGTTCGGGTCGGCGCTCCAGTACTTCACCGGGTCGAAGGCCCACAACGTCACCCTCCGGAACCTCGCGATCGATCGCGGACTGAAGCTCAACGAGTACGGCGTCTTCGATGTCTCCGAGCTACGCTCGGACGGCCAGTCGGACGCGGACGCGTCCGACGATGTGAGCGACGTGGACGACCCGGACGCGGGGCAGCGCGTCGGCGAGCGCCTCGGCGGCGCGGAGGAGTCGGAGATGTACGGCGCGCTCGACCTGCCGGTGATACCACCCGAGATGCGCGAGGACACCGGCGAGATCGAGGCGGCCGTGGAGGGCGACCTCCCGGACCTCCTCACGGAGGGGGAGATCCGCGGCGACCTCCACACCCACACCGAGTGGTCCGACGGCGCGAACACGGTCGCCGAGATGGTGCGGGCGGCCGCCGACCGCGGCTACGACTACCACTGCGTCACCGACCACGCCGAGGGGCCTGGCGTCTTCGGCGACACCGGGCTGACGGACGAGGAGGTGCGCGAACAGGCCGAGGCGGTCGCGGCGGTCCGCGAGGACGTCGACATCGAGGTGTTCCACGGCGTCGAGGCGAACATCGACGCCGACGGCGACGTGACCACGAGCGACGACCTGCTCGCGGACCTCGACATCGTCGTCGCCTCCCCCCACGCCGCGCTCGATCAGGGGGACGCGACCGACCGCCTGATCCGGGCGGTCGAACATCCCCACGTCGACGTCCTCGGGCATCCCACCGGCCGGCTGATCAACCAGCGCCCCGGGCTGGAGGTCGACTTCGAGCGGCTCGCGGAGGCGGCCGCGGCCGCGGGCACCGCGCTGGAGGTGAATGCGAACCCCGCGCGCCTCGATCTCCACGGCGACGCGGTTCGGGCGGCCGTCGAGGCCGGCGCGACGGTCGCGATCGACACGGACGCCCACTCCCCGGCGGAGTTCGACAACGTCCGCTACGGCGTCCACACCGCCCGCCGCGGTTGGGCGGAGGCGACGGACGTCTTGAACGCGCGCGACGCCGACGGGCTGCGCGCGTTCCTCGACGGATGA
- a CDS encoding DUF5788 family protein: MQEYQRKQLLERVNKESATIGADIPDRIEVQGEEIDLRTFVFEIKRRETIPEGERERVERAKRNLRRERLERLEEIEENRVDFETGEELAASIIGIDRALEALDNLRPADVESEARRQEAMDKKRWMSFLKKALGREDASGSKRGGY, encoded by the coding sequence GTGCAGGAGTACCAGCGCAAACAGCTCCTCGAACGCGTGAACAAGGAGAGCGCGACCATCGGCGCGGACATCCCCGACCGCATCGAGGTGCAAGGCGAGGAGATCGACCTCCGGACGTTCGTCTTCGAGATCAAACGCCGCGAGACGATCCCCGAGGGCGAGCGCGAGCGCGTCGAGCGGGCGAAGCGCAACCTCCGGCGCGAGCGACTGGAACGGCTGGAGGAGATCGAGGAGAACCGCGTCGACTTCGAGACGGGCGAGGAGCTGGCGGCGTCGATCATCGGCATCGACCGCGCGCTCGAGGCCCTCGACAACCTCCGGCCCGCGGACGTGGAAAGCGAGGCGCGACGCCAGGAGGCGATGGACAAGAAGCGCTGGATGAGCTTCCTCAAGAAGGCGCTGGGGCGCGAGGACGCCAGCGGGAGCAAGCGCGGCGGGTACTGA
- a CDS encoding acyl-CoA mutase large subunit family protein, with amino-acid sequence MYDDDDLAEIRENREEWEEETRDPVLDAHGERKDRFATVSNLEIQDLYGPNDVADIDYEEDIGFPGEEPYTRGPYPTMYRGRTWTMRQFAGFGTAEETNERFHYLIENGQTGLSTAFDMPSLMGKDSDDPLSDGEVGKEGVAVDTLRDMEILFDGIDIGEVSTSFTINPSAPVIFAMYVALADRKGIPREELRGTFQNDMLKEFIAQKEWVIPPEPSLDLVTDTVEFAIDETPGIYPISVSGYHIREAGSTAVQELAFTLADGFAYVEDAAERGLDVDDVAPQLSFFFNSHNSIFEEVAKFRAGRRIYARIMDEWYDAEDEASKRLKFHTQTAGQSLTAQQPLNNIVRVTIQALAGVLGGTQSLHTNSFDEALALPSEQAVRVALRTQQIIAEESGAADSADPLAGSFMVESLTDEVEEKTMAYLEELKEMGDGSVRDGVLSGIEQGYFHREIQEASYEYQERVDDGEEVVVGVNKYTVEDDPDPDLLHVDEEVQDRQLERLADVKAERDDDAVEEALSALDAAIGNDENVMPHVVDAVKTYATMGEIMDVFEKHHGAYRETIGLAS; translated from the coding sequence ATGTACGACGACGACGACCTCGCGGAGATACGCGAGAACCGCGAGGAGTGGGAGGAGGAGACCCGTGACCCCGTTCTGGACGCTCACGGCGAGCGCAAGGACCGGTTCGCGACCGTCTCGAACCTGGAGATCCAGGACCTCTACGGCCCCAACGACGTTGCCGACATCGACTACGAGGAGGACATCGGCTTCCCCGGCGAGGAGCCGTACACTCGCGGGCCGTACCCGACGATGTACCGCGGCCGCACGTGGACGATGCGACAGTTCGCCGGCTTCGGCACCGCCGAGGAGACGAACGAGCGCTTCCACTACCTCATCGAGAACGGCCAGACCGGCCTCTCGACGGCCTTCGACATGCCCAGCCTGATGGGCAAGGACTCCGACGACCCGCTCTCGGACGGCGAGGTCGGCAAGGAGGGCGTCGCCGTCGACACCCTGCGCGACATGGAGATCCTCTTCGACGGCATCGACATCGGCGAGGTCTCCACGAGCTTCACGATCAACCCCAGCGCGCCCGTGATCTTCGCGATGTACGTCGCGCTCGCCGACCGGAAGGGGATCCCGCGCGAGGAGCTTCGGGGCACCTTCCAGAACGACATGCTCAAGGAGTTCATCGCCCAGAAGGAGTGGGTGATCCCCCCCGAGCCGTCCCTCGATCTCGTCACCGACACCGTCGAGTTCGCGATCGACGAGACGCCCGGGATCTACCCCATCTCGGTGTCGGGGTACCACATCCGCGAGGCGGGGTCGACGGCGGTCCAGGAGCTCGCGTTCACGCTCGCCGACGGGTTCGCGTACGTCGAGGACGCCGCCGAGCGCGGGCTGGATGTCGACGACGTGGCCCCGCAGCTGTCCTTCTTCTTCAACTCCCACAACTCCATCTTCGAGGAGGTGGCGAAATTCAGGGCGGGACGACGCATCTACGCGCGGATCATGGACGAGTGGTACGACGCCGAGGACGAGGCGTCCAAGCGCCTGAAGTTCCACACGCAGACGGCGGGGCAGTCGCTCACCGCCCAGCAGCCGCTCAACAACATCGTCCGCGTGACGATCCAGGCGCTGGCGGGCGTGCTCGGCGGCACGCAGAGCCTTCACACGAACTCCTTCGACGAGGCGCTGGCGCTGCCCTCCGAGCAGGCGGTCCGCGTCGCCCTCCGGACCCAGCAGATCATCGCCGAGGAGTCCGGCGCGGCCGACTCGGCTGACCCGCTCGCGGGCTCGTTCATGGTCGAGAGCCTCACCGACGAGGTCGAGGAGAAGACGATGGCGTACCTGGAGGAGCTCAAGGAGATGGGCGACGGCTCCGTGCGCGACGGCGTCCTCTCGGGGATCGAGCAGGGCTACTTCCACCGCGAGATCCAGGAGGCGAGCTACGAGTACCAGGAGCGCGTCGACGACGGCGAGGAGGTCGTCGTCGGGGTCAACAAGTACACCGTCGAGGACGACCCCGACCCCGACCTGCTCCACGTCGACGAGGAGGTCCAGGACCGACAGTTGGAGCGGCTCGCCGATGTGAAGGCCGAACGCGACGACGACGCCGTCGAGGAGGCGCTCTCGGCGCTCGATGCGGCCATCGGGAACGACGAGAACGTGATGCCGCACGTCGTCGACGCGGTGAAGACGTACGCGACGATGGGCGAGATCATGGACGTGTTCGAGAAGCACCACGGCGCCTACCGCGAGACGATCGGGCTCGCGTCGTAG
- the acs gene encoding acetate--CoA ligase yields the protein MSDDDVELEARLEEQEVFEPSAEFVEQANVSDAAIYDEFEENWPECWEQAADLLDWEESYDQVLDDSNPPFYEWFTDGSLNASANCIDRHLDERGDEAAIEWVGEPVDEDNVTLTYNDLHEKVNEAAAALRDLGVGEDDVVTMYMPMIPELPIAMLACARIGAPHSVVFAGFSADALATRMNAADSEYLVTCDGYYRRGDPLDHLDKANEGLSGVEHDTDTVVVDRLGPNGDDFGHDLAANQHDWGELMAANEGAEVEPVDRDAEDMLFLMYTSGTTGQPKGVKHTTGGYLAWTAWTSQAVLDIKPEDTYFCSADIGWITGHSYIVYGPLALGTTTMMYEGTPDHPDRDRLWEIIEDYGANQLYTAPTAIRAFMKWGPEYPERHDLSSLRLLGTVGEPINPRAWKWYYKHIGDEECPVVDTWWQTETGGMMVTTLPGVKDMKPGSAGPPLPGLDVQIVDTNGEEVEPGRAGYLTVNKPWPGMLRTLYRNDERFIEEYWAEYSDTDSSDSEDWVYFPEDGAKIDDDGYITVLGRVDDVINVSGHRLGTMEIESAIVGVEGVAEAAVVGGDHEVKGEAVYAYVITEEGQAETEEFRAEIVEAVEDAIGPIARPEQVIFTPELPKTRSGKIMRRLLEDIANEDELGDTSTLRNPDIVEDIRQVVQGD from the coding sequence ATGTCAGACGATGACGTGGAACTGGAGGCCCGGCTCGAGGAGCAGGAGGTGTTCGAGCCGTCCGCGGAGTTCGTCGAGCAGGCGAACGTGTCGGACGCCGCCATCTACGACGAGTTCGAGGAGAACTGGCCGGAGTGTTGGGAGCAGGCCGCGGACCTCCTCGACTGGGAGGAGTCGTACGACCAGGTGCTCGACGACTCGAACCCGCCGTTCTACGAGTGGTTCACCGACGGCAGCCTGAACGCCTCGGCGAACTGTATCGATCGCCATCTCGACGAACGCGGCGACGAGGCCGCCATCGAGTGGGTCGGCGAGCCCGTCGACGAGGACAACGTCACGCTCACGTACAACGACCTCCACGAGAAGGTGAACGAGGCGGCCGCGGCGCTGCGGGACCTGGGGGTCGGCGAGGACGACGTCGTCACGATGTACATGCCGATGATCCCGGAGCTGCCGATCGCGATGCTGGCGTGCGCCCGCATCGGCGCGCCCCACTCGGTCGTGTTCGCGGGCTTCTCGGCGGACGCGCTGGCGACCCGGATGAACGCCGCAGACTCCGAGTACCTCGTCACCTGCGACGGCTACTACCGCCGCGGCGACCCGCTCGACCACCTCGACAAGGCCAACGAGGGCCTGTCGGGCGTCGAGCACGACACCGACACGGTCGTCGTCGACCGGCTCGGTCCCAACGGCGACGACTTCGGCCACGACCTCGCCGCGAACCAGCACGACTGGGGCGAGCTGATGGCCGCCAACGAGGGCGCCGAGGTGGAGCCGGTCGACCGCGACGCCGAGGACATGCTGTTCCTCATGTACACCTCCGGCACCACCGGCCAGCCGAAGGGGGTGAAACACACCACCGGCGGCTACCTCGCGTGGACCGCGTGGACCTCCCAGGCGGTGCTCGACATCAAGCCCGAGGACACGTACTTCTGCTCGGCCGATATCGGCTGGATCACTGGCCACTCGTACATCGTGTACGGGCCGCTCGCGCTCGGGACGACGACGATGATGTACGAGGGGACGCCCGACCATCCCGACCGCGACCGCCTGTGGGAGATCATCGAGGACTACGGGGCGAACCAGCTGTACACCGCGCCCACCGCCATCCGCGCGTTCATGAAGTGGGGTCCCGAGTACCCCGAGCGCCACGACCTCTCCAGCCTCCGCCTGCTGGGGACGGTCGGCGAGCCGATCAACCCGCGCGCGTGGAAGTGGTACTACAAGCACATCGGCGACGAGGAGTGCCCCGTCGTCGACACCTGGTGGCAGACCGAGACCGGCGGCATGATGGTGACGACGCTGCCGGGCGTGAAGGACATGAAGCCCGGCTCCGCGGGGCCGCCGCTGCCGGGGCTCGACGTGCAGATCGTCGACACCAACGGCGAGGAGGTCGAGCCCGGCCGCGCGGGCTATCTCACGGTGAACAAGCCGTGGCCCGGGATGCTCCGCACGCTGTACCGTAACGACGAGCGCTTCATCGAGGAGTACTGGGCCGAGTACTCCGACACCGACTCCTCCGACTCCGAGGACTGGGTGTACTTCCCCGAGGACGGCGCCAAGATCGACGACGACGGCTACATCACCGTGCTCGGCCGCGTCGACGACGTTATCAACGTCTCCGGCCACCGGCTCGGGACGATGGAGATCGAGTCGGCCATCGTCGGCGTCGAGGGCGTCGCCGAGGCGGCCGTCGTCGGCGGCGACCACGAGGTGAAAGGCGAGGCCGTCTACGCGTACGTCATCACCGAGGAGGGGCAGGCCGAAACCGAGGAGTTCCGCGCGGAGATCGTCGAGGCCGTCGAGGACGCGATCGGGCCGATCGCCCGCCCCGAACAGGTGATCTTCACGCCCGAGCTCCCGAAGACCCGCTCCGGCAAGATCATGCGCCGGCTTCTCGAGGACATCGCCAACGAGGACGAGCTCGGCGACACCTCCACGCTGCGCAACCCCGACATCGTCGAGGACATCCGCCAGGTCGTTCAGGGAGACTGA
- a CDS encoding long-chain-fatty-acid--CoA ligase — protein MEKPLLVTDFLDRARRNYGSHEAVLGVDGDRFTYDELGERADGFAAALQARGIEKGDRVAVLDPNTHYHLAAAYGSFQAGAVHTPLNYRLVESDFEYILNDAGVDAIYADHAYADKVEAIRDDVPTETFVTNDADAVEGDWEEFDEVIAESTDYDRPEMSEDEVITINYTSGTTGDPKGVCRTHRTETVHAYQIAIHQELRDDDTYLWTLPMFHVNGWGHIYAVTGMGARHVCTRGVDEEYVFDKLRTEDVSYFCAAPTVLKMLGDHIDEHGGEPDAGQDVRVATAGAAPPEAVIRTVENEFGWYLKHVYGATETGPLITSSDARRYFDDDSDDRFAVKKTQGFGYLGTEIRVVDEDGNDVPQDGETIGEVVVRGNSVMDRYWNKPEATEEAFSERLEGYYHMGDLAVVDDNGMISIQDRKKDIIISGGENISSIEVEDTLFSHEQVDDVAVIPSPHDDWGETPKAFIVPAGGDPSDPGTTADDLIQYARDNMAHYKAPTRIEFVKQLPKTSTGKIQKYELRQEEWEEEERMVGEG, from the coding sequence ATGGAAAAACCGCTGTTAGTGACCGACTTCCTGGACCGCGCTCGCCGCAACTACGGGAGCCACGAGGCGGTCCTCGGGGTGGACGGCGACCGGTTCACGTACGACGAGTTGGGCGAGCGCGCCGACGGGTTCGCGGCCGCGCTCCAGGCGCGCGGCATCGAGAAGGGCGACCGCGTGGCGGTCCTGGACCCGAACACGCACTACCACCTGGCGGCCGCCTACGGGAGCTTCCAGGCCGGCGCGGTCCACACGCCGCTGAACTACCGGCTCGTCGAGTCGGACTTCGAGTACATCCTGAACGACGCCGGCGTCGACGCGATCTACGCCGACCACGCGTACGCGGACAAGGTCGAGGCGATCCGCGACGACGTCCCGACGGAGACGTTCGTCACGAACGACGCCGACGCCGTCGAGGGCGACTGGGAGGAGTTCGACGAGGTGATCGCCGAGTCGACCGACTACGACCGGCCGGAGATGTCCGAGGACGAGGTGATCACGATCAACTACACCTCCGGGACGACCGGCGACCCGAAGGGCGTCTGCCGGACCCACCGGACGGAGACGGTCCACGCCTACCAGATCGCGATCCACCAGGAGCTCCGCGACGACGACACGTACCTGTGGACGCTGCCGATGTTCCACGTGAACGGCTGGGGGCACATCTACGCGGTCACCGGGATGGGCGCCCGGCACGTCTGCACCCGCGGCGTCGACGAGGAGTACGTCTTCGACAAGCTGCGCACCGAGGACGTGTCGTACTTCTGTGCGGCGCCGACGGTGCTGAAGATGCTCGGCGACCACATCGACGAGCACGGCGGCGAGCCCGACGCCGGACAGGACGTGCGCGTCGCCACCGCGGGCGCGGCGCCGCCGGAGGCGGTCATCCGGACCGTCGAGAACGAGTTCGGCTGGTACCTCAAGCACGTGTACGGCGCCACCGAGACGGGGCCGCTCATCACCTCCAGCGACGCGCGGCGCTACTTCGACGACGACTCCGACGACCGCTTCGCGGTGAAGAAGACGCAGGGGTTCGGCTACCTCGGCACCGAGATCCGCGTCGTCGACGAGGACGGTAACGACGTGCCGCAGGACGGCGAGACCATCGGCGAGGTCGTCGTTCGCGGCAACTCGGTGATGGACCGCTACTGGAACAAGCCCGAGGCGACCGAGGAGGCGTTCTCCGAGCGCCTCGAGGGGTACTACCACATGGGCGACCTCGCGGTCGTCGACGACAACGGGATGATCTCGATCCAGGACCGCAAGAAGGACATCATCATCTCCGGCGGGGAGAACATCTCCTCGATCGAGGTCGAGGACACCCTCTTCAGCCACGAACAGGTCGACGACGTGGCGGTCATCCCCTCGCCGCACGACGACTGGGGCGAGACGCCGAAGGCGTTCATCGTTCCCGCCGGCGGCGACCCGTCCGACCCCGGCACGACCGCCGACGACCTGATCCAGTACGCCCGCGACAACATGGCCCACTACAAGGCGCCGACGCGGATCGAGTTCGTGAAGCAGCTCCCGAAGACCTCCACCGGGAAGATCCAGAAGTACGAACTCCGCCAGGAGGAGTGGGAGGAGGAAGAGCGGATGGTCGGGGAGGGATAG
- a CDS encoding fructosamine kinase family protein, protein MPAVHHVGDGVLVLEHVSNDGGAEVTPAVERDLAERLAALHATTPETDAFGFPFDTLTGPYDQPNPWVDSWPAFFGEHRLAHAAARADEEGVLPAADRERVAALVGDLPGLLDHEPAPSLIHGDVWAGNVLVVGDRVAALVDPACYYADREVELAYVEWTGTGGDAFRDRYREVAGVTDGYREREPAYRLYPLLTHLRYFGEEYLDEVRATLSALGY, encoded by the coding sequence GTGCCAGCGGTCCACCACGTCGGCGACGGCGTGCTCGTGTTGGAGCACGTCTCGAACGACGGCGGCGCCGAGGTGACGCCTGCCGTCGAGCGGGACCTCGCCGAGCGCCTCGCCGCGCTCCACGCGACGACGCCCGAGACGGACGCGTTCGGCTTCCCGTTCGACACCCTCACCGGCCCGTACGACCAGCCGAACCCGTGGGTCGACTCGTGGCCCGCGTTCTTCGGCGAGCATCGGCTCGCACACGCGGCTGCGCGAGCCGACGAGGAGGGCGTGTTGCCGGCGGCGGACCGCGAGCGCGTGGCGGCGCTCGTCGGCGACCTCCCCGGGCTGCTGGATCACGAGCCGGCGCCGTCGCTGATCCACGGCGACGTGTGGGCCGGAAACGTCCTCGTCGTGGGCGATCGGGTGGCCGCGCTGGTGGACCCCGCGTGCTACTACGCCGACCGAGAGGTCGAACTGGCGTACGTCGAGTGGACGGGCACCGGCGGCGACGCGTTCCGCGACCGCTACCGCGAGGTCGCCGGGGTCACCGACGGGTACCGGGAGCGCGAACCGGCCTACCGACTGTATCCGCTGCTCACGCACCTCCGGTACTTCGGCGAGGAGTACCTCGACGAGGTTCGGGCCACGCTGTCGGCGCTCGGGTACTGA